A genome region from Candidatus Abyssobacteria bacterium SURF_5 includes the following:
- a CDS encoding carboxymuconolactone decarboxylase family protein yields the protein MTEHFYSKDALLAMGKFAEVKGDLLAAFAQFNQKVFEAGALPEKTKELIAVGCAHITHCPYCIDGHTRKAKEAGATDEEIAEAIMVGVALSAGASIAHSCIAMKAIE from the coding sequence ATGACCGAGCATTTTTATTCGAAAGACGCACTGCTGGCCATGGGAAAATTCGCCGAGGTAAAAGGGGATCTCCTTGCGGCTTTTGCCCAATTCAACCAGAAAGTGTTTGAGGCCGGAGCGCTGCCGGAGAAAACGAAGGAGCTGATTGCGGTCGGCTGCGCCCACATCACACACTGCCCGTACTGCATAGACGGCCACACGCGCAAGGCGAAAGAAGCCGGCGCAACGGATGAGGAGATAGCGGAAGCTATAATGGTAGGAGTCGCCTTGAGTGCGGGCGCCTCCATCGCTCACAGTTGC